The sequence CGCCCGAGGTGGGCAGGGTGTGGTTGGTTCCCGAGGCGTAGTCTCCGGCCACTTCGGGCGTCCAGGGACCCAGGAAAACCGAGCCCGCCGAGAGGACGCATCCGGCCCAGCGCTCGGCTTCGCGCAGGTTGAGGATGAGGTGCTCGGGGGCGTATCGGTTGCTGAACTCGATGGCCGATTCAAGGTCGTCGCAGAGGACGGCGAAGCTCTGCCGAAGCGCATCGGCGGCCAGTCCCCGGCGGGGAAGCTCCTCGAGTTGGGCGTCGAGTTGCAAGGCCACGCCGCTGATCAGCTCTTCGCTGTCGCTCACCAGCACCACCTGCGAATCGCTGCCGTGCTCGGCCTGAGAGAGCAGGTCGGCGGCCACGAAACGGGCCTCTGCCTCCTCATCGGCCACCACCAGCACTTCGCTGGGACCGGCCGGCAAATCGATAGCCGTCCCGTACTGAAAGGCTACCAGCTTGGCCGACTGCACCCAGCGGTTGCCGGGTCCGAAGATCTTGTCCACGCGGGGGACGCAGCCCGCGCCCAGCGCCAGGGCGGCGATGGCCTGGGCTCCTCCCAGCTTGTAGACGGCGTCGGCGTCGATCAGTTCGGCTGCGGCCAGGACTTCGGGAGCCACCGAGCCGTCTTTGCGGGGAGGCGAGCACATCACCACCTGAGCGCATCCCGCCAGCCGTGCCGGGACACCCAGCATCAGCACCGAA comes from Acidobacteriota bacterium and encodes:
- the hisD gene encoding histidinol dehydrogenase, which encodes MLKRYVLRDLSDGDVERLCLRNPLQDAEIMRRCQDIFEAVAGRGEDALRQFTRDFDGVELDEIEVSDGERREALREVSQETWEALRSAADNIRSFHKVQAWEEPRVDIGEGIECWRETRPIERVGLYIPAGTAPLPSSVLMLGVPARLAGCAQVVMCSPPRKDGSVAPEVLAAAELIDADAVYKLGGAQAIAALALGAGCVPRVDKIFGPGNRWVQSAKLVAFQYGTAIDLPAGPSEVLVVADEEAEARFVAADLLSQAEHGSDSQVVLVSDSEELISGVALQLDAQLEELPRRGLAADALRQSFAVLCDDLESAIEFSNRYAPEHLILNLREAERWAGCVLSAGSVFLGPWTPEVAGDYASGTNHTLPTSGAARAFSGVSLDSFIKKITFQRIERRGLEALSPTLQQLARVEGLEAHRRAVSLRLEQDGGAP